In Candidatus Zixiibacteriota bacterium, a genomic segment contains:
- the recA gene encoding recombinase RecA, with amino-acid sequence MAIQQQDQKKALEAAVSQIEKQFGKGSIMKLGGDDVAAGIDIIPSGSLGVDAAMGVGGYPRGRVVEIYGPESSGKTTLALHAIAEAQKEGGTAAFIDAEHAVDPAYSRALGVDLDNLLISQPDTGEQALEIVETLVRSGAVDIIVIDSVAALVPRAEIEGEMGDSHMGLQARLMSQALRKLTGVVSKSRCCLIFINQIRMKIGVMFGNPETTTGGRALKFYASIRLDIRKIATIKDGDSVVGNRTRVRVVKNKVAPPFREAEFDITYGKGISTVGEILDIGVREEIVQKSGAWFSYGSDRLGQGRERVKQFLEDNADIKDKIEHDVKVKLGLIGEDEDSSEEVKKSE; translated from the coding sequence ATGGCTATTCAACAACAAGACCAGAAAAAAGCTCTGGAAGCGGCCGTTAGCCAGATTGAAAAGCAATTTGGCAAAGGTTCGATTATGAAACTCGGCGGGGACGATGTCGCTGCCGGTATTGATATTATTCCCAGCGGTTCGCTGGGAGTGGACGCGGCCATGGGAGTCGGCGGATATCCCCGCGGGCGAGTCGTTGAGATTTACGGCCCTGAATCATCCGGTAAAACGACTCTGGCCCTGCATGCTATTGCCGAAGCGCAAAAAGAAGGAGGAACAGCCGCCTTTATAGACGCCGAGCATGCCGTCGATCCGGCCTATTCCCGGGCTTTAGGCGTTGATCTCGACAATCTGCTAATATCTCAACCCGATACTGGCGAGCAGGCTCTCGAAATCGTCGAGACTCTCGTTCGTTCCGGAGCAGTCGATATTATCGTTATTGATTCGGTAGCGGCCCTGGTTCCGCGGGCTGAAATCGAAGGCGAAATGGGCGATTCTCACATGGGTCTTCAGGCACGATTAATGTCGCAGGCATTGAGAAAGCTTACCGGCGTCGTATCGAAATCGAGATGCTGCCTTATCTTTATCAATCAAATCAGGATGAAAATCGGAGTCATGTTCGGCAATCCGGAAACGACTACCGGAGGTCGGGCTTTGAAGTTCTACGCCTCTATCAGACTTGATATCAGGAAAATAGCCACTATTAAAGACGGCGATTCCGTGGTCGGTAATCGGACCCGGGTGCGAGTGGTGAAAAACAAGGTCGCGCCGCCATTCCGCGAAGCCGAATTTGATATCACCTATGGAAAAGGCATCTCAACCGTCGGCGAGATCCTTGATATCGGCGTCCGGGAAGAAATTGTACAAAAATCGGGGGCATGGTTTTCCTATGGTTCGGACCGTTTAGGACAGGGTCGCGAACGAGTCAAACAGTTTCTTGAAGACAATGCCGATATAAAGGATAAAATCGAGCACGACGTTAAGGTAAAACTGGGACTGATCGGGGAGGATGAAGATTCCAGCGAAGAGGTGAAAAAGTCTGAGTAA
- the pyrF gene encoding orotidine-5'-phosphate decarboxylase — MIALKKLLSSVEENKSMLCVGLDIDPRKLPEGCDESIKSLARFTLNIIEATSDIVAAYKPNLAFYEALGPEGLSLLKLVCDRIPDDTVIILDGKRGDIGNTGEFYAKTCFEVYGADWATVNPYMGYDSIRPFVRYKNNGVFILCLTSNSGARDFQRLEIGNRPLYMHVAEKTVSWNKNNNCGLVVGATYAEQLTKVRRIAEDMPLLIPGVGAQGGDLEKSVLGGTDNFKKPAIINVSRSVLYASEKSDYAEAARAVVEKLNGDISQLRQKPIS; from the coding sequence ATGATTGCATTAAAAAAACTGTTGTCCAGCGTGGAAGAAAACAAATCGATGTTGTGTGTCGGGCTTGATATTGATCCTCGCAAACTCCCCGAAGGATGTGACGAAAGTATCAAGAGTCTGGCCCGGTTTACGCTTAATATTATAGAAGCCACGTCCGATATTGTCGCGGCGTATAAGCCCAATCTTGCTTTTTATGAGGCGCTGGGCCCCGAAGGATTATCGCTTCTCAAACTGGTCTGTGATCGCATACCTGATGATACGGTTATTATTCTCGATGGTAAAAGAGGCGATATCGGAAATACCGGCGAATTTTACGCCAAGACTTGCTTTGAAGTTTACGGTGCCGACTGGGCCACGGTCAACCCTTATATGGGGTATGATTCGATCCGTCCTTTTGTCAGGTATAAAAATAATGGCGTCTTTATCCTATGCCTGACCTCAAATTCGGGGGCGCGAGATTTTCAAAGACTCGAAATCGGCAACCGACCGTTATATATGCATGTGGCCGAAAAAACGGTGTCGTGGAACAAAAATAATAACTGTGGGTTGGTCGTGGGAGCTACCTACGCGGAACAATTGACCAAGGTCCGCCGCATTGCCGAAGATATGCCGCTTCTAATCCCCGGAGTTGGCGCACAGGGCGGTGATTTGGAAAAATCGGTTTTGGGCGGAACCGACAATTTCAAAAAACCAGCTATAATAAACGTCTCCCGTTCGGTTTTATATGCCAGTGAAAAATCCGATTATGCCGAAGCGGCTCGCGCGGTTGTCGAAAAATTGAACGGTGATATCAGCCAGTTACGCCAAAAACCGATTTCTTAA
- a CDS encoding dihydroorotate dehydrogenase — MKPNLKIEIAGVKFKNPVMVASGTFGYGEEFENLIDLNALGGIVTKTITMEERQGHPPPRTCETAAGMLNAIGLANVGIERFIDEKIPFLKKLNTKIIVNVAGSSFDEYVEICRRLEKAGGFDMLEINLSCPNVDEGGMAFGVDPKATEKVIRDISKVSSRPIIAKLSPNVTSIADIARAAKGGGAAVVSLINTLVGMAIDIETGFPRLSYTTGGLSGPAIKPVGIAMVYKVSQAVDIPIIGIGGISSWEDAVEYHLAGATGIQIGTANFIEPDVTMKIIKGLSGYLKSKKINSLKEIIGKVRT, encoded by the coding sequence TTGAAGCCGAATTTGAAAATAGAAATAGCCGGCGTAAAATTCAAAAATCCGGTGATGGTGGCGTCGGGAACGTTCGGCTACGGTGAGGAATTCGAAAATCTAATCGACCTCAATGCCCTGGGCGGAATCGTCACCAAAACGATAACGATGGAGGAACGCCAGGGCCATCCTCCGCCGCGCACCTGCGAAACGGCCGCCGGTATGTTAAATGCAATCGGACTGGCCAACGTCGGCATCGAAAGATTCATTGATGAAAAAATACCGTTTCTCAAAAAGCTGAATACCAAAATTATAGTTAATGTCGCCGGATCATCATTTGATGAATATGTTGAAATCTGCCGCCGGTTGGAAAAAGCGGGCGGCTTTGATATGCTCGAGATTAACTTATCGTGTCCCAACGTTGATGAGGGCGGCATGGCGTTTGGAGTCGATCCCAAAGCTACCGAAAAAGTGATCCGAGATATCTCCAAAGTCTCCAGCCGACCGATTATTGCCAAACTTTCTCCCAATGTCACTTCAATCGCTGACATTGCCAGGGCTGCGAAAGGCGGCGGCGCCGCAGTCGTATCTCTTATAAATACGCTGGTGGGGATGGCTATTGATATAGAAACCGGATTTCCGAGATTATCATATACAACCGGAGGTTTATCCGGCCCGGCCATCAAGCCGGTTGGCATCGCAATGGTTTACAAAGTTAGTCAGGCGGTTGATATCCCGATTATCGGAATTGGCGGAATTTCATCGTGGGAAGATGCTGTCGAATATCATCTGGCCGGTGCGACCGGGATTCAAATCGGAACCGCCAATTTTATTGAGCCGGATGTGACAATGAAAATCATCAAAGGTTTATCCGGTTATTTGAAATCGAAAAAAATAAATTCATTAAAAGAAATTATCGGCAAAGTCAGGACATAA